A DNA window from Helianthus annuus cultivar XRQ/B chromosome 15, HanXRQr2.0-SUNRISE, whole genome shotgun sequence contains the following coding sequences:
- the LOC110913535 gene encoding cold shock domain-containing protein 3-like has translation MSKCTPEQQVTYISGLFLDGALSWWNLQVQTLGEAAAYALTWNELKELMRKKYCSRAEIQKLEMEFWNLKMEGPKIAEYVQRFYDLSHVVSYMVTPEFKRIECFILGLAPQIMSMVTTSKPSTITEAIDLSVALTEEAIRLNKFLVSEPKKKKTHVESSGDNKRKFSNFKKSTDSASKKRDTNPPAEVKTGGEQKGKGYMGALPKCDTCQYHHLGQCRLRRCEACGKEGHSKNTCWVGTGSGHGGQRGFGDNNRGGNGNGNRPQGGNGRNGNRGNFGNQAGGGNRNQGNAQGGNGNGRGPSCFNCGDMGHFKRECPKLNQAQCRVFNIGAREARQKPNVVTDFSASASDPPESDGV, from the coding sequence ATGAGCAAGTGTACCCCTGAGCAACAAGTTACATACATCTCAGGGTTGTTTCTTGATGGTGCTCTAtcgtggtggaatctgcaagtgcaaacaTTGGGAGAAGCGGCGGCATATGCGTtaacatggaatgagctgaaggagctcatgaggaagaagTATTGTTCGCGAGCTGAGATACAAAAGCTAGAAATGGAATTCTGGAACCTAAAGATGGAAGGCCCAAAAATCGCTGAGTATGTTCAAAGATTCTATGATCTTTCCCATGTGGTGTCGTACATGGTCACACCCGAATTTAAACGCATTGAATGCTTCATCTTGGGGTTGGCACCccagatcatgagcatggtaaccacGTCCAAGCCTTCAACGATTACTGAAGCCATTGATCTTAGTGTGGCACTTACCGAGGAAGCCATCCGATTGAACAAGTTTTTAGTTTCTGAACCAAAGAAGAAGAAGACACACGTCGAATCATCAGGGGATAACAAGAGGAAATTCTCCAACTTTAAGAAAAGTACCGACAGTGCCAGCAAGAAGAGGGATACAAACCCACCAGCTGAAGTAAAGACTGGCGGTGAACAAAAAGGGAAAGGATATATGGGCGCTCTGCCCAAATGTGATACATGCCAGTATCACCATCTTGGCCAGTGCAGATTGAGGAGATGTGAGGCTTGTGGGAAGGAGGGTCATTCGAAGAATACATGCTGGGTTGGTACTGGTTCTGGCCATGGTGGCCAAAGGGGTTTTGGTGACAACAACCGTGGGGGTAATGGAAAtggaaaccgcccacaaggaGGGAACGGCAGAAATGGCAATCGGGGAAATTTTGGGAACCAAGCTGGAGGTGGGAATCGCAACCAAGGCAATGCGCAAGGTGGAAATGGGAATGGTCGAGGACCAagttgtttcaactgtggagacatggggcactttaaaagggaatgcccAAAACTGAATCAAGCGCAATGCAGAGTCTTCAACATTGGAGCGAGGGAAGCACGCCAGAAAccgaatgttgtcactg